The Saprospiraceae bacterium genome includes a window with the following:
- the rplS gene encoding 50S ribosomal protein L19, which yields MNLIDYVHEQLTPKRDLPAFRPGDNIAVSYRIIEGAKERIQIFRGDVIQINGEGATKTFTVRKMSNGVGVERIIPFSSPAIASIEVLKRGKVRRAKLYYLRALTGKKAKIKERRYIAK from the coding sequence ATGAATCTTATAGATTACGTTCACGAACAACTCACTCCGAAAAGGGATTTGCCTGCTTTCAGACCAGGTGACAATATTGCTGTAAGTTACAGAATTATTGAAGGTGCCAAAGAGAGAATCCAGATTTTCCGTGGAGATGTAATACAAATAAACGGAGAAGGCGCTACCAAAACATTTACAGTAAGAAAAATGTCAAACGGTGTAGGCGTTGAACGTATCATTCCTTTTTCTTCACCTGCGATAGCATCTATAGAAGTACTCAAGAGAGGTAAAGTAAGAAGAGCGAAATTATATTATCTGAGAGCACTCACGGGTAAGAAAGCTAAGATCAAAGAAAGAAGATACATAGCAAAATAA
- a CDS encoding RNA polymerase sigma factor has protein sequence MLLTLIQNCLKQDRVAQKQLYLDHCQRLMNTAYRYATDLDEAKDIVQNSFIRIFNNLHSFDQSGNFYAWTKTICIREAIAVRRKNSNLTFTEDIITLAEKEGIEMEIDDVSHEKLKLLIDALPENHRTILMMYYYDELSHKEISELLDIKESSSRSKLSRARYELTTKWKLANC, from the coding sequence GTGCTTTTAACACTGATTCAAAATTGTCTGAAACAAGATAGAGTTGCCCAAAAGCAGCTCTATCTTGATCATTGTCAAAGATTGATGAATACCGCCTACAGGTACGCAACTGATTTGGATGAAGCTAAAGACATTGTTCAAAATAGCTTTATCAGGATTTTTAATAATTTACATTCGTTTGATCAATCAGGTAATTTTTATGCCTGGACAAAAACAATCTGCATAAGAGAAGCTATTGCTGTCCGCCGCAAAAATAGCAACCTGACCTTCACGGAAGACATCATTACATTGGCTGAAAAGGAAGGTATTGAAATGGAAATAGATGATGTTTCTCACGAAAAGCTTAAGCTTTTAATTGATGCTCTTCCTGAAAATCACAGAACGATACTGATGATGTATTATTACGATGAATTATCACACAAAGAAATCTCTGAACTCTTGGATATCAAAGAATCCAGTTCCAGATCAAAACTTTCCAGAGCCAGGTACGAGTTGACAACAAAATGGAAATTGGCAAATTGTTAA
- a CDS encoding nucleoside deaminase, with protein MLEAIQLATKNVQSGKGGPFGAVIVKDGVVIAKGVNQVTSSGDPTAHAEIVAIRNACASLNTFQLDGCEIYSSCEPCPMCLGAIYWARPSKLYFANTKKDAAGIGFDDAFIYEELELEIPKRKLTTIHLELPEAIEPFELWNRSISKVEY; from the coding sequence ATGTTGGAAGCCATTCAGCTTGCGACAAAAAATGTCCAATCCGGTAAAGGTGGTCCGTTTGGAGCTGTTATTGTCAAAGACGGAGTCGTGATTGCAAAAGGAGTAAATCAGGTAACTTCATCCGGTGACCCGACGGCGCATGCTGAGATTGTAGCAATCAGAAATGCCTGCGCATCACTTAACACTTTTCAGTTGGATGGTTGTGAAATATATTCCAGTTGTGAACCATGTCCTATGTGTTTGGGAGCTATTTATTGGGCACGACCTTCAAAGCTTTATTTTGCCAATACCAAAAAAGATGCTGCAGGAATAGGATTTGATGATGCATTTATTTATGAAGAATTGGAACTCGAAATTCCGAAACGTAAGCTTACTACTATCCATTTGGAATTACCGGAGGCAATAGAACCGTTTGAGCTATGGAATAGAAGCATCAGCAAGGTAGAGTATTGA
- a CDS encoding CBS domain-containing protein: protein MMNETVQSIMIRNVITLHPADSLAIAKDLFMNKRIHHLPVVEDGKLVGLITTYDLWKKDIKMSDYDKINVRDVMSINILKLSPEDKVGTAAELFLDNRFHALPIVENGLLVGLVTSFDVLKYEFRKEYPQPILFQEVFEEEYAVAS, encoded by the coding sequence ATGATGAACGAGACAGTACAAAGTATCATGATCCGGAATGTCATTACGTTGCATCCGGCTGACAGTCTGGCAATTGCCAAAGATCTATTTATGAATAAGCGCATCCATCATTTGCCAGTGGTAGAAGATGGAAAACTGGTTGGATTGATTACTACGTATGATTTATGGAAAAAAGACATTAAAATGTCGGATTATGATAAAATTAATGTTCGGGATGTTATGTCCATCAACATTTTGAAACTATCTCCGGAAGATAAAGTAGGTACAGCAGCAGAGTTATTTCTTGACAATCGTTTTCATGCACTTCCTATCGTCGAGAATGGCTTATTAGTAGGATTGGTTACATCCTTTGATGTCCTAAAGTATGAGTTCAGAAAGGAATATCCGCAACCCATCCTTTTTCAGGAGGTTTTTGAAGAAGAATATGCTGTCGCTTCCTGA